The proteins below are encoded in one region of Brassica napus cultivar Da-Ae chromosome A6, Da-Ae, whole genome shotgun sequence:
- the LOC106407344 gene encoding tRNA (guanine(9)-N1)-methyltransferase-like isoform X1: protein MVAAAANDDNGVDNDLKPDSEPAPANLSPPAEQKPLSKNAQKKQVKQQRYEAKKAEKKAQEKEHKRKEGERKHKEWEETLANATEEERLKLIESRKSLRKERMEKRSEEKEKKMERLTRAKEIGQNVVVDVDFAHLMSELEISSLVQQIMYCYAVNGRSATPCHLWLTGVKGEMSRQLDKLPGFEKWFIEKESRCYIEAMADRKESLVYLTADSETVLDELDPESIYIIGGLVDRNRFKGITMNKAQEQGIKTAKLPIGEYMKMSSSQVWTHRFCSTKCSSLLNTLISNVHLLYCCLYFLKQDHDVGLVIIDLGSHCEPSCGDTREVSGDEGLEDIVFHCDSSEETNWR, encoded by the exons ATGGTGGCGGCGGCGGCAAATGACGACAACGGCGTCGACAACGACCTTAAACCGGATTCTGAACCGGCTCCGGCCAACCTGTCCCCTCCGGCGGAGCAGAAACCTCTGTCTAAAAACGCACAGAAGAAGCAAGTAAAGCAGCAAAGATACGAAGCGAAGAAAGCTGAGAAGAAGGCGCAGGAGAAGGAGCACAAGAGGAAGGAAGGCGAGAGAAAGCACAAGGAGTGGGAGGAGACCCTAGCGAACGCCACGGAGGAAGAGAGGCTGAAGCTGATCGAGTCGAGGAAGAGTCTCCGTAAGGAGAGGATGGAGAAGAGGTCtgaggagaaagagaagaagatggaaCGGCTCACTCGAGCTAAAGAGATAGGTCAAAACGTCGTCGTAGATGTTGATTTCGCTCATCTCATGTCCGAGTTGGAGATCTCCAGCCTCGTTCAGCAG ATAATGTATTGCTATGCGGTGAATGGGAGAAGCGCGACCCCTTGTCATCTATGGTTAACGGGAGTGAAAGGGGAGATGAGTAGGCAGCTTGATAAGCTTCCTGGTTTTGAGAAATGGTTCATAGAGAAAGAGAGTCGGTGTTACATTGAGGCCATGGCTGATAGGAAAGAGAGTTTGGTGTACCTTACGGCTGACTCTGAGACTGTTTTGGATGAGCTTGACCCCGAGAGTATCTATATAATTGGTGGTTTAGTGGATCGAAACCGGTTCAAAGGGATCACTATGAATAAGGCACAAGAACAAGGCATTAAAACAGCTAAGCTTCCTATAGGGGAGTACATGAAAATGTCTAGTTCTCAGGTATGGACCCATAGGTTTTGTAGCACAAAATGTTCCTCTCTTTTGAATACATTGATCTCCAATGTACATTTGCTGTATTGTTGCCTATACTTTCTTAAGCAAGACCATGACGTGGGTTTGGTTATTATTGATTTAGGTTCTCACTGTGAACCAAGTTGTGGAGATACTCGTGAAGTTTCTGGAGACGAGGGACTGGAAGACATCGTTTTTCACTGTGATTCCTCAGAGGAAACGAACTGGAGGTGA
- the LOC106407344 gene encoding tRNA (guanine(9)-N1)-methyltransferase-like isoform X2 produces the protein MVAAAANDDNGVDNDLKPDSEPAPANLSPPAEQKPLSKNAQKKQVKQQRYEAKKAEKKAQEKEHKRKEGERKHKEWEETLANATEEERLKLIESRKSLRKERMEKRSEEKEKKMERLTRAKEIGQNVVVDVDFAHLMSELEISSLVQQIMYCYAVNGRSATPCHLWLTGVKGEMSRQLDKLPGFEKWFIEKESRCYIEAMADRKESLVYLTADSETVLDELDPESIYIIGGLVDRNRFKGITMNKAQEQGIKTAKLPIGEYMKMSSSQVLTVNQVVEILVKFLETRDWKTSFFTVIPQRKRTGGDLVDSSKSEPLSEEHQDKEGDEDEKHDLLERKKLCVEVPLENGS, from the exons ATGGTGGCGGCGGCGGCAAATGACGACAACGGCGTCGACAACGACCTTAAACCGGATTCTGAACCGGCTCCGGCCAACCTGTCCCCTCCGGCGGAGCAGAAACCTCTGTCTAAAAACGCACAGAAGAAGCAAGTAAAGCAGCAAAGATACGAAGCGAAGAAAGCTGAGAAGAAGGCGCAGGAGAAGGAGCACAAGAGGAAGGAAGGCGAGAGAAAGCACAAGGAGTGGGAGGAGACCCTAGCGAACGCCACGGAGGAAGAGAGGCTGAAGCTGATCGAGTCGAGGAAGAGTCTCCGTAAGGAGAGGATGGAGAAGAGGTCtgaggagaaagagaagaagatggaaCGGCTCACTCGAGCTAAAGAGATAGGTCAAAACGTCGTCGTAGATGTTGATTTCGCTCATCTCATGTCCGAGTTGGAGATCTCCAGCCTCGTTCAGCAG ATAATGTATTGCTATGCGGTGAATGGGAGAAGCGCGACCCCTTGTCATCTATGGTTAACGGGAGTGAAAGGGGAGATGAGTAGGCAGCTTGATAAGCTTCCTGGTTTTGAGAAATGGTTCATAGAGAAAGAGAGTCGGTGTTACATTGAGGCCATGGCTGATAGGAAAGAGAGTTTGGTGTACCTTACGGCTGACTCTGAGACTGTTTTGGATGAGCTTGACCCCGAGAGTATCTATATAATTGGTGGTTTAGTGGATCGAAACCGGTTCAAAGGGATCACTATGAATAAGGCACAAGAACAAGGCATTAAAACAGCTAAGCTTCCTATAGGGGAGTACATGAAAATGTCTAGTTCTCAG GTTCTCACTGTGAACCAAGTTGTGGAGATACTCGTGAAGTTTCTGGAGACGAGGGACTGGAAGACATCGTTTTTCACTGTGATTCCTCAGAGGAAACGAACTGGAGGTGATCTTGTAGACTCTTCGAAATCAGAACCTCTCTCTGAAGAGCATCAAGATAAAGAGGGTGATGAGGACGAGAAACATGATCTTCTGGAGAGGAAAAAGTTATGCGTTGAAGTTCCTCTGGAAAATGGTAGCTAG
- the LOC106400845 gene encoding nuclear transcription factor Y subunit B-6-like, with the protein MERGGFHGYRKFSLNTTNPSEPAKFLMAEGSMQLSEPNQTNKTANGGEEECTVREQDRFMPIANVIRIMRRILPAHAKISDDSKETIQECVSEYISFITGEANERCQREQRKTITAEDVLWAMSKLGFDDYIEPLTLYLHRYRELEGDRGVGYNTGSVGMTSGMVVKRPNGAMAEYGAYGVVPGMHMAPYHYRHQNGYGYSGNEPDSKMGGPSSAANGSRVELFPTQQHKY; encoded by the exons ATGGAACGTGGAGGCTTCCATGGCTACCGCAAGTTCTCCCTCAACACCACCAATCCTTCTGAACCAG CGAAGTTTTTGATGGCGGAGGGGAGCATGCAGCTATCAGAGCCCAACCAGACTAACAAAACCGCTAATGGAGGTGAAGAGGAGTGCACGGTGAGGGAGCAAGACAGGTTCATGCCTATTGCCAACGTGATACGGATCATGCGGAGGATCTTACCTGCTCACGCCAAGATCTCTGACGACTCCAAGGAGACGATCCAAGAGTGTGTCTCGGAGTACATCAGCTTCATAACAGGAGAGGCCAATGAGCGATGCCAGAGGGAGCAGCGCAAGACCATCACTGCCGAGGATGTCTTGTGGGCCATGAGCAAGCTAGGTTTTGATGATTACATAGAACCCCTCACGTTGTACCTCCACCGCTACAGAGAGTTGGAGGGTGACAGAGGAGTTGGGTACAATACTGGTTCCGTTGGTATGACCAGTGGCATGGTGGTCAAGAGGCCTAATGGTGCCATGGCCGAGTATGGAGCCTACGGTGTTGTGCCAGGGATGCACATGGCGCCGTACCATTATCGTCATCAGAATGGGTATGGTTACAGTGGTAATGAACCTGATTCCAAAATGGGTGGTCCATCATCAGCAGCTAATGGTTCCAGAGTTGAACTGTTTCCAACTCAGCAACATAAGTACTGA